The Pyrenophora tritici-repentis strain M4 chromosome 10, whole genome shotgun sequence genome contains a region encoding:
- a CDS encoding GroL, Chaperonin GroEL (HSP60 family): MKDEAGRPFIIVRDQGKKQRQHGNDAVKSHILAAKTVANIVKSSLGPRGLDKILISPDGDITVTNDGATILSQMEISNHVAKLLVELSKSQDDEIGDGTTGVVVLAGALLEQAADLIDKGIHPIRIADGYDQACEVAVARLDEISDEIHFSKENTEELFRVAKTSLGSKIVSKAHDQFANIAVDAVLSVADLERKDVDFELIKVDGKVGGSLEDTLLVKGVIIDKDFSHPQMPSEVKDAKLAILTCAFEPPKPKTKHKLDITTVEEFKKLQHYESNKFTEMIEQIKNTGANVVICQWGFDDEANHLLLTNKLPAVRWVGGPEIELIAIATNGRIVPRFEDLSAEKLGKAGIVRELTFGTTRDKMLVIEECANTRAVTVFVRGSNKMIIDEAKRSLHDALCVVRNLVRDSRIVYGGGAAEVACSLAVEDAAVKSPGLEQYAMRAFADALDSVPMALAENSGLSPIETLANIKSRQAKEKNTRLGVDCMQTGSNDMKEHFVIDPLISKRQQLLLATQLCRMVLKVNNVIIAGNDDQDF; encoded by the exons ATGAAGGATGAGGCGGGCAGGCCATTCATCATTGTCAGAGA TCAGGGCAAGAAGCAGAGGCAACATGGAAACGATGCGGTCAAGTCCCACATCCTGGCGGCCAAGACGGTCGCCAACATTGTCAAGAGCTCTCTG GGACCCCGTGGACTGGACAAGATCCTAATCTCGCCCGACGGAGACATTACGGTTACCAACGACGGCGCCACCATTCTCTCCCAGATGGAAATCTCCAACCACGTCGCAAAGCTACTAGTCGAGCTGTCAAAGTCACAAGACGACGAGATTGGTGACGGAACAACGGgtgttgtagtactcgcgggcgCTCTCCTTGAGCAAGCGGCGGACCTCATCGACAAGGGCATCCACCCCATCAGGATAGCAGACGGCTACGACCAGGCCTGCGAGGTCGCCGTGGCCAGACTCGATGAGATTAGCGACGAGATTCACTTCTCAAAGGAAAACACCGAGGAGCTCTTCAGGGTTGCAAAGACGAGTTTGGGCAGCAAGATCGTCTCCAAGGCGCATGACCAGTTTGCCAACATCGCCGTAGACGCAGTCCTGTCTGTGGCAGACCTGGAGCGCAAAGATGTCGATTTTGAGCTTATCAAGGTCGACGGCAAGGTCGGCGGATCGCTGGAAGATACATTACTCGTCAAGGGTGTCATAATAGACAAGGACTTTTCCCACCCTCAGATGCCATCAGAGGTCAAGGACGCCAAACTCGCCATCCTGACCTGCGCCTTCGAGCCCCCGAAGCCCAAGACCAAGCACAAGCTCGACATTACCACGGTTGAGGAGTTCAAGAAGCTGCAACACTACGAGTCAAACAAGTTCACGGAGATGATTGAGCAGATCAAGAACACGGGCGCCAACGTAGTGATATGTCAGTGGGGTTTCGACGACGAGGCGAACCATCTTCTTCTCACAAACAAGCTGCCCGCTGTACGGTGGGTTGGAGGCCCGGAGATTGAACTCATTGCCATTGCCACCAACGGACGCATTGTACCACGATTCGAGGATCTCAGCGCGGAGAAGCTTGGAAAGGCGGGCATTGTCAGGGAACTGACCTTTGGCACGACAAGAGACAAGATGCTGGTCATCGAAGAGTGTGCCAACACAAGAGCTGTAACCGTCTTCGTCCGCGGCAGTAACAAGATGATCATCGACGAAGCGAAGCGGTCACTACATGACGCTCTCTGTGTCGTTCGGAACCTGGTCCGTGACAGCCGTATTGTATACGGTGGAGGGGCTGCTGAAGTAGCATGCTCGCTTGCAGTTGAGGATGCAGCCGTCAAG AGCCCCGGTCTTGAGCAATATGCCATGCGCGCCTTTGCTGACGCCCTGGACTCGGTTCCCATGGCTTTGGCTGAGAACTCCGGTCTCAGCCCCATCGAAACCCTCGCTAACATCAAGTCCCGGCAAGCCAAGGAGAAGAACACAAGGTTAGGTGTCGACTGCATGCAGACGGGAAGCAATG ACATGAAGGAGCACTTCGTGATCGACCCCTTGATCTCGAAGCGGCAGCAGCTATTGCTCGCTACACAGCTGTGCCGTATGGTACTCAAG GTCAACAACGTGATCATCGCTGGAAACGACGACCAGGACTTCTAG